The following coding sequences are from one Triticum aestivum cultivar Chinese Spring chromosome 5A, IWGSC CS RefSeq v2.1, whole genome shotgun sequence window:
- the LOC123106266 gene encoding 1,4-dihydroxy-2-naphthoyl-CoA thioesterase 1 yields MAAAKPGSSSDIDTAELDRVLHAVGFQIETVSPALLAGRLPVTERCCQPFKVLHGGVSALVSEALASMGAHMASGYRRVAGVHLSINHFRSAALGDVVLARAVPVHLGRSTQVWEVKLWKMDPSAEMKKGPQIAEAKVTLLCNLPVPDNLHHAGDALKKYAADGAAPAPTTTATSKL; encoded by the exons atggcggcggcgaagcccgGTAGTAGTAGCGACATCGACACGGCGGAGCTGGACCGGGTGCTACACGCGGTGGGCTTCCAGATCGAGACGGTCTCCCCCGCGCTGCTCGCCGGGAGGCTCCCCGTCACGGAGCGCTGCTGCCAGCCGTTCAAGGTGCTGCACGGCGGCGTGTCGGCGCTGGTGTCTGAGGCGCTGGCCAGCATGGGCGCGCACATGGCGTCGGGCTACCGCCGCGTCGCGGGCGTGCACCTCAGCATCAACCACTTCCGTAGCGCCGCCCTCGGCGACGTCGTGCTCGCCCGCGCCGTCCCCGTCCACCTCGGCCGCTCCACGCAG GTGTGGGAGGTGAAGCTGTGGAAGATGGACCCGTCGGCGGAGATGAAGAAGGGGCCGCAGATCGCCGAGGCCAAGGTGACGCTGCTCTGCAACCTGCCCGTGCCGGACAACCTCCACCACGCCGGCGACGCCCTCAAGAAGTACGCCGCCGATGGCGCTGCACCTGCACCAACCACCACCGCCACCAGCAAACTGTAA